The DNA sequence GCTCGATTACGCAAATCGTCGCCGCGTGGGTCGCGCTGTTCTTGCTGTACGCAGGACTGCTTCGCGCCTTCGGTGCGTTCGACATCATCATGCGCATCGCGTTTCGCGCGGCAACATTCGTCAAATCCGGCGTCGCGCAGTCTGCGGTCATTTCGAGCCTCATCATCGGCTCGATTAACGGCGCACAGACGGCGAACGCCGCGATGACCGGTTCGTTTACCATCCCGCTGATGAAGCGCAGCGGCATGAAATCGGAGACTGCAGGCGGCATCGAAGCCGTTGCCTCCTCTGGCGGACAAATCATGCCACCAGTCATGGGCGCGGCCGCATTCGTGATGGCGTCGCTGCTCGGGATTACCTACATCCAAGTCGTCATCGCGGGCATCATTCCCGCGCTCATCTTCTTCGTCTCGGTCTCCATCGGTGTCCACTACATGAGCGTCCGCCAGCTCACCGCTGCCGACCTCGACATCGAGTCACAGATAGACGAACTGAACGACGGCTTCCACCCGCTCGTGGAAGCCGCACGCTTCGGAATTCCGTTCGCGGTGCTCATGTACGCCCTCGGCGTTGCACAGTTCACCGTGATGACCTCTGCGCTCATCACCTGCGTGACAATGGTGCTCACCGGCGGTGGGATTCCCATCGCGCTGAGCATTTTCCGCAAGCAAGAGTCCGTCGGCGAGACGGTCAAAGAGAATGCGGCCGCGACGATTCGCGGACTTCGCTACGGAGCCATCTCGATTGCACCAATCGCCATCATCATCGCTGCCGTAAACGGTATCGTTGACCTGCTGATGGCAACGGGCATGCCGAGTAAGTTCTCGCTCGCACTCATCGGGATTTCGGGTGGTGTCATGGCAATCGGCGTCGTCATGGCGATGATTATCTGCATCATCCTCGGGCTTGGAATGCCAACGGTCGCCGCGTACACGATCGTCGCGTTGCTCATCGCGCCGACGCTCGTGAGCGACTTCGGCGTGCCGAACCTCGCGGCGCACTACTTCGTGTTCTATTCGGCGATTCTATCTGGCATCACGCCACCGATTGCGATTGCGGTGGTGGTGGTGACTGGCATCGCCGAGTCGAACTTCTGGAAGACGAGTTTGGAGGCGCTGAAGCTCTCAACACCGCTGTTCGTGTTGCCCTTCGCGTTCATCTACAACCCCGAACTCGTCCTCGGTGGGTTCACGCCTGAAACCATCGTCTCCGGAACGCTCGCCATCCTTGGAGCCATCGCGATTACCCACGGCCTCAACTACTACGAACGACCGCTGTCGAGTCGCGCGATTGGCCTCGTCACGCGTGCTGTGTTCCTCGTGCTTGGTGTCGGGGCGATGGTGTATCCAAACGTCATGGTTCGCGTCGGCCTCGTCGCCGCGGCGATTGTCCTCTACCTCGTGCAACTGCGCGTGCCCTCGACGACGATTGGGCAGGCAAACGCAGTGGCCGAGAAACAGCACTAACCCCTCCTTTTCCCTGTCGAATGGAAACAGTTTACACACTCCCCGATGACCTTCAGGTATGCGAGAGGTGTATCTCGTTGGTGCGGGCCAGTCAGACTTCGGCTCGTTTCCAACTGAGTCCTATCGCTCACTGTTCAAGACGGCGTTCGAGCACGCGCTCGACTCGACCGACGGTGAGCTAGACAGACGACGTATCGACGAGGCGTACATCGGGACGCTCGGCGTTGGCGGTCGCCAACTCGGGTTGGTCGGTCCGAGCGTCACCGAACACGTGGGCCTCGATGGAACCTCGTGTACGCGCATCGAGAACGCGTGTGCGGCGAGCGGCGTGGCGCTTCGACAGGCCATTCTCGCCATCCGCGCAGGAGCCGCGGACACGGCGCTCGCGGGTGGCGTCGAAGTGATGAACGACATGAGCAGCGACCGCACGCGCTTCTGGCTCGGCGTCTCCGGCGAGACCGAGTGGGAGCGCATGGCCGGGACGACGTTCGCGGGCGTCTACGCCCAGATGGCAGACGCGCACATGGGCGAACACGGAACGACGCGCGAACAACTCTCTCACGTCGCCTACAAGAATCACGCGAATGGCGCGAAAAATCCACACGCGCACCTCGGTTTCGAGTGCTCGCTCGAAGACGCTATCGAGGGGACGACGGTCGCAGACCCGCTGAATCTCTACGACTGCTGTCCCACCTCGGATGGCGCGAGCGCAGTTCTCCTCGCCAGCCGCGAGGTCGCAGAAGAACTCACCGACAACCCGATTCGCGTGACCGGCAGCGGGCAGGCGAGCGGGCGAGTTGGACTGTTCCAGCGACCGACGCTCACGGGCATTCCCGCGACCGAAAAGGCCGCGGAACAAGCCTACGAGGAAGCAGACTGTTCGCCAGAAGACATCGACTTCGCAGAAGTCCACGACTGCTTCTCGATTGCCGAACTGCTGGCCTACGAAGGCCTTGGCTTCTGTGAAGAGGGAGAAGCCGGACCGTACATCGAATCCGGTGCGACGATGCCGGACGGGGAGCGCCCAGTAAACCTCTCTGGTGGCCTCAAGAGCAAGGGCCACCCGATTGGCGCGACCGGCACGGGCCAAGTGGTCGAAATCTACAAACAGCTCCGCGGTGAGGCGGGTGACCGACAGGTGGACGGCCTCTCAAGGGGCCTCACCCACAACGTGGGTGGCTCCGGCGGTTCGGTCGCCGTCCACGTCTTCGAGGAGGGATGGGCATGAACGTCGAAAGCGTCGGCGCGTACATCCCGCGCTATCGAATTACGGCAGAGACCATCGGCGACGCCCTCGGCGGCTTCAGCGCCCGCGGCGTCGCAGAAAAGCGCGTGCTCTCGGGCGACGAGGACACGGTCACGATGGCTGTCGAAGCCGCCCGCAAGGCGCTCGCAGACTCGGCACACAGCCGCGACGACCTCACGGCATTGGCCTTCGCAACCACGACGCCGCCGGTTGACGAGGGCGACGTTGGTGTACAGGTCGCAGAGATTCTCGGTCTCTCTCGAGATGTCGAAATTTCGGTGCACACGCAATCGACACGCGCCGGAACGCGCGCCCTCCTTACCGGGCTCAGAGCGGACGGTCCAGCGCTCGCCGTTGCGGCGGACTCCCCGCAGGCCGCCCCGAAAAATGGCCTCGATCACGCCGCGGGGGCAGGCGCTGTCGCGTTCGTGGCCGCACCCGGCGACGTGTCGGTCACCGACGTTGCGAGCTACGCCCGTGAGTATCCCGGCACGCGCTTTCGCCAACGCGGAGCGAGTTCGAGCGAAGCGTACAACGCGACTGGCTACGAGCGCGACGCCTACACTGACGCAGTTTCGGGCGCGGCGAGCAATCTCGAATCCGTCGCCGACGCGGTGGCGCTCACCGCTCCTGACGGAAGCCTACCGTCTCGCGGCGCACGCACGTTATCGGGAGACGTTACACCGTACCACGCTGCCCGGACGCTCGGTGACCTCGGCGCGGCGAGCGCACTCTTCTCGTTGCTCGCGGCGTGGAACGACGGCGAAGATGAGGTAACCGTCCTCAGCTACGGTGACGGCGCGGGCGCAGACGCACTCACGTTTACTGGTCGCCTCGACGGTGATTGGGCGCGAGAGGCGGTCGATATCTCGTATGCACAGTATTTGCGAAAACGCGGTTACCTCGACGTGGAGGGTGAGAACTGATGGGAGCCTACGTAAGCATTCCAACCTGGTGGCAGCAACTTGATAGCCGATACCGACTCGTCGTGGGTCAGTGTCCCGACTGTGAAGCGTTCAATTTCCCGCCCGAAGGTGCGTGTGCGACGTGCGCCTCGGTCGCGGCGTTCGAGCGCATCGAACCGGAAGGTACGGGCACGATTGTCGCCCACACCGTCATCGAAGGCGGCGCACCTCCCGAATTCGAAGCACTGCTCGAAGCCGAAGACGCAATCGGTGCGGTGCTCGTCGAACTTGACGAGGGCGTCAGAGTGCCGGGCATGTTGACCGACTGCGACCCCCACGAATTCGCCCGCGGCGACCGCGTAGAAGCGGTGGTCAGAAAGATGTTCGAACAAGAAGGCATCGTCCGTTACGGCGCGAAATTCCGCCCTGTTTAGAGGTAGACCCCGTCCGGGTCTAACTCCTCTCTGATGAGTCTGAGTTCTTCGTCTGTCGGTGGCTCTGTTTCGCTCACGTCGTCTCCAAACTGCAGTTCCCAGCCCGTGGCTTCTTGGACATCCTCGCGGGTGACGCCGGGGTGGAGGGATTCGACCACCATCTCGCCGTCTTCGAAGCCCATAACGGCTTTGTCGGTGATGACGGCTTCCGGGCCGCCGCGCAGGCCGTGTGCTTCGCGGCCGCCTTCGATGTAGCCCGGACTCGTGATGAAGTCGACTTCTTCAGGGAAGCGCTGGCGCTGGTGGGGCGTGATGATGAGCGTGCGTTCGACGTTGCTCGCAATCTCGCAGGCCCCGCCGCTTCCGGGGAGGCGCACCTTCGGGTTGTCGTAGTCGCCGATGACCGTCGAGTTGATGTTGCCCCGGCGGTCGATTTGCGCCCCGCCGAGAAAGCCCACGTCGATGCGTCCGGCTTGGAGGTAGTAGCTAAACCCACCCATGAGCGACTCGATGCTCGCTGCGCCCGCCGCGAGAACGGGGTCGCCAATCGAAAGCGGGAGCGAATCAGGATTCGAGTCGATGGTTCCTGATTCGTACACCATCTGCAGGTCAGGGGCGTGGGTTCGCTTTGCGAGGTTACACGCAAGATTCGGCACGCCGATGCCGACGAGCACCGAGTCGCCGTCTTCTAGCTGTCGCGCCGCCGCCGTCATCATCAGTTCCGTGTCTGTGTAGTCCATTAGTTTCCACCCATGTTGATTGGCACGCCGTAGTTGTTGCCCGCTCCGAGCGAGAGCACGCGGTCTGTCGAGAGTTTGCGCACGTACTCGGCTCTGTCTTCGACGCCGTACACCCACTCATCGAGCCACTCGGTGAGCGACTCGTGGGTTTTCGAGATGTCGTCCCACTCGATGTAGGCCTCGTTGTCGCGGTCGTAGTAGCCTTGTGCGTACGAGGGATGGGAGGCGAACGGTTCTTCGACGACGAAATCAACGTCGTCGGCCGTGATGAGCGTCCGATTCGGGTCTGAGCGAATCACCGATTCGTCTACGATTTCTTCGACGCTCAGAATGACCGTCTTCGCGGCGAGGGCGGCCTCTTTTTGCTCGCCGGGAATGCCCCAGAGATGGGCGTTCCCCGATTCGTCTGCACGCTGTGCGCGGACGACGGTCACATCAGGATTGAGTGGCGGCACGGCGTACACCGTCTCGTCGCTGAACGGAGATTCGACCGGTCTGATGTTGTCGTTGACCTTCGGCAGGTCGGAGCCAGCGAACGTCTTGAGCGGGATGAACGGAAGCCCCGTCGCACCCGCGTAGAGGCGGGCAGTCGTACCGTAGTGGCTGTACTCTTCGAGGTCGATTTCGTTCGGAACGCCGTCTTCGACCGCGCGGCGGAACGCGCGTAGGCTCCCAACGCCCGGATTCCCGGCCCACGAGAACGTTGCCTTGCGGACACAGCCCGCGGCGATGAGTTGGTCGTAGACGAGGTCCGGAGTCGCGCGGATGACTTCTAAGTCGCGGTACTCCTGTCTGATAATTTCGTGACCGGCGGCAAAGGGAATGAGATGCGTGAATCCGGCCAGATAGATGCTGTCGCCATCGGATAGCGCCGCAGAGATCGCGCTAGCCATGTCTGTGAGTGTCGCCATTGCGTTCGTACTCACACTCCGGGGAGGGACCAGTATAACTTTTCGCATGGTACATGCCGACAAGACTGTATGAGTGGAGCGTGAGAGCTAGATATGCCACTCAGTGACGTCCGCGTCATAGACTGCGGACAAGTGATCGCGGGGCCGCTCTGTGCCACCTTTCTCGGAGATATGGGGGCGGACGTGGTCAAGGTCGAACCGCCCACAGGGGAGACCTATCGCACCGAACGCCGCCAACTCAATGGCGAGCCGTTCAGCCCACCGTTCGAACTCTACAACCGGAACAAACGCGCACTTGCCCTCAACCTCAAACATGATGACGGACTCGCTGCGCTCTACGACCTCGTCGAAGTGGCCGACATTTTCGTCCAGAACTGGCCGCCCGGCGTCGCAAAGCGGCTTGGCGTTGATTACGATACGCTGCGCGAGTTGAACCCGGATCTCGTCTATGTCCACATCACCGGCTACGGTGAGACAGGGCCCATGGCGAACAATCCGGGATTGGACACGCTCGTCCAACATCTCTCCGGATTCGCCCAACTCCACGGCTATCCCGACAGCGACCGGCCGCCAATCCGGTCACAGTCCTCGCTCGCAGATTACTTTGCGGCCTACAGCGGCGCGCTGAGTGCGATGGGGGCGCTCAGGGCCGCAGACCGCGGCGAAGGTGGGCAGCTAGTGGATGTATCGCTGCTCGAATCGCTCGCCCACAACATGGATGCCGCCTACGAATACTACAACAACCTTGGCGAGAAACCCCGCGCAGGCGGTCGGAATGCCTTCTTCGACCCCGACATGCTCTACGGTGCGGCCGCCGCCGCAGATGGTTACATCTGCGTGGGACTCTTGCTCTACTCAGACCGAATTTGGGAAGGGCTGTGTACGCTCCTAGACCGCCCCGACCTCTTCGCAGACGAACGGTACGCGACGGATGCCGGGCGAATGGCGGACGCAGAGAAATTAACCGGGCTGTTCGAGGAGTGGCTTTCGACCGTCCCCACAGAAAAAGCGGTTGAGACGCTGAACGCCCACAACATCCCCGCAGCGCGGTCACAAACCATCGCAGAGGCCGCGGCGATGGAGCAGTACGCCCACCGCGACACGTTCGTCACGATAGACCACGAGCGCTTTGGAGAACTGTCGTTGACGGCGTCACCTCTCTCACTGTCGCGCGATGAGATTTCGATTCGCCGTCCGGCTCCCAGACTCGGCGAACACAGCCGCGAGCTACTCGCTGAACTCTACGACGAAGAGACGGTCGAGAAACTATTTACGGACGGCGTCATCCACGAATCGGGTTAATCCGTCTGCTCAACCGTCGCGCTTCCCGTGATGACGGTTCGCCCATCGTCGGTTTCCGCAGTGAGCGAGAGTTCGTAGCCCGAGGGAGGGTCTTCGGAGACTGCCACGACTTCGCCGGTTGCGATGACCGAGTCGCCCGGCCACACTTGGCCAGTAAAGCGCGTTTCAAAGCGCGTGATACAACCAATATCGAACCATTCGGTGAGCACATTCGAGAGAATCCCGGCGGTCAGCATGCCCTGACCGAACACGCTCTTGTTTCCGGCGCTGGTTGCATGCGGTTCGTCGTAGTGAATCGGGTTGAAGTCGCCGCTCGCGCCCGCATACCGGACGAAATCCGGACGAGAGAGATCATCGACGCGAATTGTTGGCCCCTCGTCACCGACAGCCAACTCACGCATCGTCGGCCTCCGAGATGGCCTGTCCCGTTTCGATGCGGGTAGTTTCGCTTGTGAGAACGAGATCTCCGTCGCGGTCTACGAACCGAGTTTCGTAGCACGCAAAGGTCATCGTCCCCGCACGGTTGCTCTCGCGTTGGTACACGTCGGTGAGCGTCGTCTCTCCGTTTAACACGTCTCCGGCGACGAGGGGTCGTTCGTACTCGAACGCCTGTTCGCCGTGGACGATGCGCGACGGCTCGAAACCGAGGTCGAAGCCGAGATTTTCGTCGATTCCCTCCGGACGGTTGTGTGGGAAGTAGGAGGTCTTTGCGAACGTGAGCGGTGCGACCACGTCAGCATACCCCTGCTCGCGGGCCGCCTGGACGTCCGTGTGAATCGGATTCGTTGCGTGAATCGCCGCTGCGAATTCGACGATTTTTCCGCGTTCGACGCGAAACTCCTGTACCGTCTCGCGGGTTTCCCCGACGAGTGATTTGAGCGTTTCGAGCGCTTTAGTAGGCATCCGAACACCTCTCTGAAGCTGCGTCCGGACGCGGCGAAGAACGTATGCAATACGCACGGCTGGGTCGTGAATAGGTCCACGACGACACTGGATGCATATGGCAACAACGAACAACAGCGAGATAAAACCTGACCAAGCGAGAGTTCTCCGACCAGCACCGTCGCCGTGAAATGGGCACGGGCCACTGCGAGCGAGAAGAGGAAATTAATACGCACCGCAACAAAAAGGGAGTAGCAATGAACGACGACATCCCCGCCACGCGATATAAAGTCGGGCGGGTGTTGGCCGAGTACGACCTTCCGCAGTTAGCTGAAGAACTGCCAAGCCGCTGGCTTGGAGAAAACGGCGACCAGCAAAGCCTCCGGTCACTCGCTCATCAAATCAACCGACGCATTCTCGAAGCAGCGATGGTAGAGGCTGGGATGACGCCGCTCGAAGGCGAGGTGGCGAACTATTACCGACTCCTCACAGACACCGACGTGAGCAGCGGTGACCGGACGCAGGCACAGCGTTCGCTCGAACGCGATGGCGTCGACGTCGAGACCGTTTTGAACGACTTCGTCACCCACCAAGCGGTACATACGTTCCTCCAGAAGTACCACGACGTAGAGCGAGCGGTGACAAAAAAAGATCCTCGAGAGACAATCGAACGGTTGCGTGGCCGAATACAGGCGGTCACCCGAGACGCCGTCGAGAGTTCACGCACCGAGGATTCTATGAGTTTTGAGGACTTCCTCGTCGTCGCCAACATCGAAGTGATCTGCAAAGTGTGTGGTGAGCGCGTCGAAGCGAGCGAGGTTCTTTCAGGGGCGACCTGTAGCTGCGGTCAGACGCCGTTCTCTGCCGAGTGAGTACGGTTTCCTTTTCGCACGCAGTCAGCGGGTTAAAACATCGGAAATAGTGGTGTGCCACGTTTCAGCGGAGCGACTACCGCAGTATTGGCGTCAAAGTATGTCGGATCCACCGTCGATGTGCCAAAGACGACGGCAGAGAAACCGACGAGCAGCCGAAAGTTTCGCGGGCCTGCAGGCTAAAAACAGCGGAAATTGTGGTGTCAACTTTCAACAGACGTGTTCACACGCCCCAATATCAGATCGGGATACGCCACTTTCAGAGTACGGCCAGACTGTTGTGAGAGAATATCCAAACACCCCAAAATAATTAGTAGTTTTTGGAGCCCACAGTATTTTGAAAGTAAAAATCGAGTGGTTTGATAGCGGATTGTTCGCCGGAACCATTTCGCACTATCAAGAGAGAACGTTACGAATGGCGTATTAATTTTAATATTCAGCCGGATACCAACTTAACTCTCAAATTACGATGTTTTTGAAGTAATTCTAAGAATGAATACGACAATGGCGAAGAGGAATTTTCAACGCACTACAATCAACTGATTGTGATGACAACGAACTCATCATCATCTAGATATAGTAAAGATAGTTATAAAATCGGATGGTGAGCCAGCACGCTGCTTGTGCTCACGATACGCTAGAGTTCCCACTCACGCACAAATTCGCGACAGCCACAAACAGCAGGGACGTTACGGTGATTGTGGAGACACGACAGTCCACTCGCCGGGGTTAATGGTGTGTCCCTCGAACGAGGAGTGTTCGGGGTAGGTCGTGACCACCAGATATGTTGCCCGTGATTCGAGATACTCGACGAGCGTTTGGAGGTTTTCGTCCGCAAGCCCGCCGAGATTGTCCACGAGCATGATGGGAACCGTGTCCGCGACATCGAACGCTTCGTAGCCCGCAAGCGCGGCCACCAATCCGAGTAGTTCGACCTCGCCCTCGCTCAGGGCATCGAGACTCGCCTCGCGCCCGTCGCGGGCGACGACCAAATCGAAGGTGCTGGTCAGCCGTGCGGTTTCGAACCCGACCGCAAAACGCGGGATGAGTTCCTGCATCGCCGCCTCGAACGCCTCTCGGGTGCGCTGTTTCAACGCTTCTTTTCGCGTGCGAAGGGAGACGATCTCCTCGTCGATTCGGTCGCACTCTGCTTGCAAGGTGTCCTTTTGCTGTGCCTGCGTTTCGAGCGTCTCTCGCTGTTCACGTGCATCTTCGAGGCGCGCTTCTGCGTACTTGATTTCACCGTCCACGTCAGCCAGTTTGTCGTCGTCTTCTTTGACGGCCTCAGAGAGCGACTCGATGTTCGATTCGAGTTCTGTAAGGCGAGATTCGGCCGTTTTGAGGCTTGCCGTCCGCTCTTCAAGTCTGCGCTCTAAGTCTGCACGCTGGTCTTCTAAGTCTGCGACGCGCTGTTGTGCCTCGCGGAGCTCTTCTTTCCGAGATTGGAGTTCGTTGAACTGCGCTTCGTGTTCGTTTGCTGCCTCCCAGAGGCTCGCCACGCGCGATTGGAGCTTGTCTACGTGCTCGTCGAACGCAGCACGGGTCGCGTCGGTGCCACACGTCCAACAGGTGGCGCTGTCTGCTGCCAACTCGTGGGTGACCTCGGTAATGAGGTCAAGGCGGTTTTCGTCGAGAATTCGCTTCGTTGGCGCGTACACCGACTGCAACAACTCTGCGTCACGACGCCGTTGTTCGTACTGTTCGCGGTGGGTTTCGAGTTCCGCTTCGAGGTCGTCTGGCGTCTCTGGAATCGTGAGTTCGTCTCGTTGCTCGCGTATCTCAGCGAGCTTTTCTTCGGTTCGTTCGACCGTCCGTTCGAGGCGGTCGATCTGGTTTTCGACGCGGTCGCGCTCTGCTTTTGCGTTCGCAAGCTCGTCGCGTTTGCCATCGTCTCCTTCGGTCTGTCCATCTCCGAGGTCACTTCGCTTGCGCCGCAGTGAATCAAGTTCGTCTTCGATACTCGCAATCTGCTGTTCGACCTGGGGCAGTTTGTTCGAGGCGGATTCTGCGCGCTCCAGTTCGGCTTCGACCTGATTGCGTTCTGCTTTGAGCGTCGCAATCTGCTCGTCTATGTTCTCGAAATCGAGCGGGCGCATCAGGACGGCTTCCATGTTTTCGCCGTTTCTGACCGCCTGTCTGACCGCGTTATCCTCGTCGAGAAACGCATAGAGGCGGGCGGCAGTTTGCTGTTGTTCGGTGGTGAGATACGGGGTTCCCTGACTCACGACAGTCCCGTTCTCTCGGGTGAGGTCAACGCGGGCGGTTTTCTCCTTGGTTTCGAGCGTCACGTCGCCTGAAGTCTCGCCTTCGGTCAACACCGTCTCCGTCCCCATCGCAGTCTCGATTGCGGTGAGGAGACTCGACTTTCCTTGCCAGTTCGAGCCGCGAACCGCGTTGATTCCGGGTTCGATGGTTGCCTTTCCTGTGCGAATACCTGCGATGTTCGTAATCGTAAGTTTCCAAGTCATGATTATTCTGAGGCGACAGAGGCTTGCAGGTGGTCTTTGCAGATGAATCCGCGGTCTAAGGCATCCTCAAAGGGGATGCGCGTCATGCAGTGTGGACAGCTCAGCAACACCTGCATTTCGACTTCGGCGGTAGACGCCCCGGGCAAGCGCTGTTTCGTATCGAGCGAACTGAGCGCTTCGCTGACCTTCGAAGCGCTTACGTGCTTTGCCACGTTGACGCTTTTTTGCTCCCACTCAGTTTTGGCCGTTTCAATCGGCTTCGTCCCAGAGAGACACTCTTTCAGGTGTTGGCGCATCGTACTCCACGAGATGAGGTCGGCTTCGAGCAGGTCTGCATTGATGCCATCTGCGCGCATGTCATCAAGCACCTCCTCGCGGACAATGTCGTCTCCCCCCGTGAGCGCCGCATAATCGCTCTCGACTCGTGAGCCGGTCACCTCTCTGCCATGTTCGTCGTAGACGCGCGTGAGCAGTCGTAAGTTGAACCACTTTGCAAGGCTGCGATAGCCTGCAGGCTCATTGCCGTCCGCACCAGTCCACCTCGTCAGCAAATGCTCGTCAAGCGACCCGTACCGAAGGAGAGCCGCATCTAAATCATATCTCTCGGCAACAATG is a window from the Haladaptatus sp. ZSTT2 genome containing:
- the rdfA gene encoding rod-determining factor RdfA, producing the protein MATQTRCKLDIVAERYDLDAALLRYGSLDEHLLTRWTGADGNEPAGYRSLAKWFNLRLLTRVYDEHGREVTGSRVESDYAALTGGDDIVREEVLDDMRADGINADLLEADLISWSTMRQHLKECLSGTKPIETAKTEWEQKSVNVAKHVSASKVSEALSSLDTKQRLPGASTAEVEMQVLLSCPHCMTRIPFEDALDRGFICKDHLQASVASE